The following coding sequences are from one Chloroflexota bacterium window:
- a CDS encoding pyridoxamine 5'-phosphate oxidase family protein has product MKTISLAQVKRQDRAVEDEAWIRAMLHRAAIGIMATAHEGQPYISARHYVFDETADAIYMHGAPAGRTRTDVEDNPRVCFSVNEIGRQLPAPTAFAMSSEYASVVVFGRASVVADEAEAAHALQLLLEKYFAHLEYGMDYRSISPQELARTAVYRIEIEQWSGKRKQVAEDFPGAFWYDAAHASSSANS; this is encoded by the coding sequence ATGAAAACAATTTCCTTAGCCCAAGTCAAACGCCAAGACCGCGCTGTCGAGGATGAAGCATGGATTCGGGCGATGCTCCATCGCGCGGCAATCGGGATCATGGCGACCGCCCACGAGGGTCAGCCGTACATCTCCGCCCGGCACTATGTTTTCGACGAAACCGCGGACGCGATCTACATGCACGGCGCGCCCGCCGGGCGCACGCGCACCGATGTTGAGGACAACCCGCGCGTCTGTTTCAGCGTCAACGAGATTGGGCGACAATTGCCCGCGCCGACTGCATTCGCCATGAGCAGCGAGTACGCGAGCGTCGTCGTGTTCGGACGCGCGTCGGTCGTCGCCGATGAAGCGGAAGCCGCGCACGCGTTGCAGTTGCTCCTCGAAAAATATTTTGCACATCTCGAGTACGGCATGGATTATCGTTCCATTTCGCCGCAAGAATTGGCGCGCACTGCCGTGTATCGCATCGAGATCGAGCAATGGAGCGGCAAGCGGAAACAAGTCGCCGAAGATTTTCCGGGCGCGTTTTGGTACGACGCGGCGCATGCTTCGTCCAGCGCGAATTCGTAA
- a CDS encoding PLP-dependent aminotransferase family protein, with product MAKRAAFLTLAALDLERGTPTALHRQLYYRLSHAILTHRLAPGVRLPPTRALAAELGVSRNTVVNAFEQLLAEGYIEGKVGSGTYVSHALPDQVLQVRAQSSAPSRAMLARATLSKRGAIMASAPARDWQDSDKPRAFRPGIPALDEFPFAMWRRLAHKRWRDLPRDALGYGEPAGYRPLRESIAAYLGASRGVRCDPEQVIVVAGSQQALDLAARLLLDSGDIAWIEDPGYRGARGALLAAGARLVPVPVDAEGLRVEVGVAKNADARLAYVTPSHQYPLGVTMSLARRLTLLEWATHSNAWILEDDYDSEYRYAGRPLTALQGLDNAQRVIYIGTFSKVLFPALRLGYLVVPPNLVDAFVAARAMADRQSPTLDQAVLADFIAEGFFARHVRHMRTLYAERRAALVDAVARELGGLLEITSEEAGLHVLARLPKGVDDRVISRRAAKHNVETPALSDYALARLARGGLVLGYAAVNAREIREGVRQLASACSFAHPRKSRE from the coding sequence ATGGCAAAACGCGCGGCATTTCTTACGCTCGCGGCATTGGATCTCGAACGCGGCACGCCCACCGCGTTGCACCGTCAACTCTATTATCGTTTGAGTCACGCGATTCTTACACATCGGCTCGCGCCTGGCGTGCGGCTTCCGCCGACGCGCGCGCTCGCGGCGGAACTGGGCGTCTCGCGGAACACGGTCGTCAACGCGTTCGAACAACTTTTGGCGGAGGGCTACATCGAGGGCAAGGTTGGCAGCGGGACGTACGTCAGCCACGCCTTGCCCGATCAGGTCCTGCAAGTACGCGCGCAAAGCAGTGCGCCTTCGCGCGCGATGTTGGCGCGCGCCACACTATCCAAGCGCGGCGCGATCATGGCGTCCGCGCCGGCGCGCGATTGGCAGGATAGCGACAAGCCGCGCGCGTTCCGTCCCGGCATCCCCGCACTCGACGAATTCCCCTTTGCGATGTGGCGGCGGCTCGCGCACAAACGTTGGCGCGATCTGCCGCGCGACGCGCTCGGGTACGGCGAACCGGCGGGTTATCGTCCGTTGCGCGAATCTATCGCCGCGTACCTTGGCGCATCGCGCGGCGTGCGGTGCGATCCGGAGCAAGTGATCGTCGTCGCCGGTTCGCAACAGGCGCTTGATCTCGCCGCGCGCTTGCTCCTCGACTCCGGCGATATCGCGTGGATCGAAGACCCAGGTTATCGCGGCGCGCGCGGCGCATTGCTTGCGGCGGGCGCGCGGCTAGTCCCGGTGCCCGTGGACGCGGAGGGATTGCGCGTGGAAGTCGGCGTTGCGAAAAACGCCGACGCGCGCCTGGCGTACGTCACACCGTCGCATCAATATCCGCTCGGTGTGACGATGAGTCTGGCGCGCCGACTGACTTTGTTGGAGTGGGCAACGCATTCGAATGCCTGGATTTTGGAGGATGATTACGATAGCGAATATCGGTACGCGGGGCGACCGCTCACCGCGTTGCAAGGATTGGACAACGCGCAGCGAGTGATCTACATCGGCACGTTCAGCAAGGTGCTGTTTCCCGCATTGCGCCTGGGTTACCTGGTCGTGCCGCCGAACTTGGTGGACGCGTTCGTCGCCGCGCGCGCGATGGCGGATCGTCAATCGCCGACGCTCGATCAAGCCGTGCTCGCCGATTTTATCGCGGAGGGATTTTTCGCGCGGCACGTACGGCACATGCGAACGTTGTACGCGGAACGACGCGCGGCGTTGGTGGACGCTGTCGCGCGCGAACTGGGTGGGCTACTGGAGATTACGTCGGAAGAAGCGGGGTTGCACGTGCTGGCGCGCTTGCCGAAAGGCGTGGATGATCGCGTGATTTCGCGACGCGCGGCGAAGCATAATGTCGAAACACCGGCGCTGTCCGATTATGCGCTCGCGCGTTTGGCGCGCGGTGGACTGGTGCTCGGTTACGCGGCGGTCAACGCGCGCGAGATTCGCGAAGGTGTGCGGCAACTCGCGTCCGCGTGTTCATTCGCGCATCCGCGCAAATCGCGCGAATAA
- a CDS encoding DUF4445 domain-containing protein yields the protein MTAFQIDFEPVGRRGECPHDQSLLDCARQLAVDLVNVCGGMGSCERCKVQVVSGQVSLPTVDEKNILTPRELERGYRLACQTFPQSDVKLRVPPESLTAPQRTQLEGLQVEIQPDPPIRTFDIQLTPPTLENPRADDLGLWSALAGEHHVEPGTIDYHVLQTLSPHLRDLNWRVRVGLRGNEIVAVSAPATRWLGLAVDIGTTKIAGYLLDLETGQTLASQGLMNPQISYGEDVVTRIGIACQGAAQAARMQKLLTDALSQLAADLCATISANPSEIVEAVVVGNTAIHHLFLRLPVQQLGFAPYVPATRAALDVKARDLDLNIAPGAYVHLLPNIAGYVGADHVAMILATRLAELKGVVLALDIGTNTEICLNHRGKMTSVSCASGPAFEGAHIKFGMRAAPGAIEHLLLTKEKLEYQTIGGVAPVGVCGSGLLDAVAQLRLNGILDRQGRMGDHARVRVQSGMREFVIVSEEERQGLDALTISQKDVRELQLAKGAIRMGIQALVADAGLTENDIEQVIIAGAFGTFIDVSSAVTIGMLPRLPLERFKQVGNAAGTGARLALISREQRALAKQIAQRDAYIELASVPGFQRKYAEATYLE from the coding sequence ATGACGGCTTTTCAAATAGATTTCGAGCCGGTGGGACGTCGCGGTGAATGTCCCCATGACCAATCCTTGCTCGATTGCGCGCGCCAACTTGCCGTTGACCTGGTCAACGTGTGCGGTGGCATGGGCAGTTGCGAACGCTGCAAAGTCCAGGTTGTGTCTGGGCAAGTCTCTCTACCCACCGTTGACGAAAAAAATATTTTGACCCCGCGCGAATTGGAGCGAGGTTATCGCCTCGCGTGCCAAACGTTTCCACAAAGTGATGTCAAGTTGCGCGTTCCCCCGGAATCACTCACCGCCCCGCAACGTACCCAGCTCGAAGGATTGCAAGTTGAAATTCAACCCGACCCGCCGATCCGTACTTTCGATATTCAACTCACCCCACCTACGCTCGAAAACCCACGTGCGGACGACCTGGGTCTCTGGTCGGCGTTAGCCGGCGAGCATCACGTCGAACCTGGGACGATTGATTACCATGTCTTGCAAACGCTCTCGCCACACTTGCGCGATTTGAATTGGCGCGTTCGCGTTGGATTACGCGGAAACGAAATCGTCGCGGTGAGCGCGCCGGCGACGCGTTGGCTCGGTCTCGCAGTGGACATTGGCACGACCAAGATCGCGGGCTATCTCTTGGATTTGGAAACTGGACAGACGCTCGCATCCCAGGGCTTGATGAATCCGCAAATTTCGTACGGCGAGGATGTGGTCACGCGCATTGGCATCGCGTGTCAAGGAGCTGCTCAAGCCGCGCGCATGCAAAAGTTGCTCACCGACGCGTTGAGTCAGTTAGCCGCGGATTTGTGCGCGACGATCAGCGCGAATCCAAGCGAGATTGTCGAAGCGGTCGTCGTCGGCAACACCGCGATTCACCATCTCTTTTTGCGCTTGCCGGTGCAACAACTGGGATTCGCGCCGTACGTGCCAGCCACACGCGCCGCGCTCGATGTCAAGGCGCGCGACCTGGATTTGAACATTGCGCCGGGCGCGTACGTGCATTTGCTCCCCAACATCGCCGGTTACGTCGGCGCGGATCACGTCGCGATGATCTTGGCGACGCGTCTCGCCGAATTGAAAGGCGTCGTGCTCGCGCTCGACATCGGCACCAACACCGAGATTTGTCTGAACCATCGCGGCAAGATGACGAGCGTGTCATGCGCGTCGGGTCCGGCATTCGAAGGCGCGCACATCAAATTCGGAATGCGCGCCGCGCCAGGCGCAATCGAGCATCTGTTGTTGACGAAAGAAAAATTAGAGTATCAAACGATTGGCGGCGTCGCACCAGTCGGGGTGTGCGGGTCGGGATTGCTGGACGCGGTCGCGCAATTGCGCTTGAATGGGATACTGGATCGGCAAGGTCGTATGGGCGATCACGCGCGCGTCCGCGTTCAGAGTGGGATGCGCGAATTTGTGATTGTGAGCGAGGAAGAACGTCAAGGACTGGACGCGCTCACGATCTCGCAAAAAGATGTACGCGAATTGCAATTGGCGAAGGGCGCGATCCGCATGGGGATTCAGGCGTTGGTTGCCGACGCGGGTCTCACCGAAAACGACATCGAGCAAGTCATCATCGCCGGCGCATTCGGCACCTTCATTGACGTGTCGAGCGCGGTCACGATTGGGATGTTGCCGCGATTACCTTTGGAGCGGTTCAAACAAGTCGGCAATGCGGCAGGCACGGGCGCGCGCCTCGCGCTCATCTCGCGCGAACAGCGCGCATTGGCGAAGCAAATCGCGCAGCGCGATGCGTACATCGAGTTGGCGAGTGTTCCCGGTTTTCAACGCAAGTACGCCGAAGCGACGTACCTGGAATAA
- a CDS encoding cobalamin B12-binding domain-containing protein → MSEKLVNAIADMQEEEVLALTQQLLENGTDPMTILDDCRLAMEIVGKRFEEGKYFIPELILAGEMLKSISAVVKPRVTGAAETAKQGAKVLVGTVKGDIHDIGKDIVVFMLDVNGFEVKDLGVDVPIEKFISEVKSYQPSIVALSGFLTLAYTSMKETVDAIKAAGLRNDVKIMIGGGTVDDQVRQYAGADAFGKDAMEAVVLAKQWAGGK, encoded by the coding sequence ATGTCAGAAAAACTGGTCAACGCGATTGCGGACATGCAGGAAGAAGAGGTCCTTGCGCTCACCCAGCAATTGTTGGAAAATGGGACCGACCCCATGACCATTCTCGACGATTGCCGGCTCGCGATGGAAATTGTCGGCAAACGATTTGAGGAAGGCAAGTATTTCATCCCAGAGTTGATCCTCGCCGGCGAGATGCTCAAGTCCATCTCCGCCGTGGTCAAGCCGCGCGTCACCGGCGCCGCGGAAACCGCCAAGCAAGGCGCGAAGGTGTTGGTCGGCACCGTCAAGGGCGACATTCACGACATCGGCAAAGACATTGTCGTGTTCATGCTCGACGTGAATGGTTTTGAAGTGAAAGACCTGGGTGTGGATGTGCCTATCGAAAAATTCATCAGCGAAGTCAAGAGTTACCAACCCAGCATCGTCGCGCTCAGCGGTTTTCTCACGCTGGCGTACACTTCGATGAAAGAAACGGTGGACGCGATCAAAGCGGCGGGGTTGCGCAACGATGTCAAGATCATGATCGGCGGTGGCACAGTGGACGATCAGGTACGCCAGTATGCCGGGGCGGATGCCTTCGGCAAAGATGCGATGGAAGCGGTCGTGCTCGCCAAGCAGTGGGCAGGAGGAAAGTAA
- a CDS encoding dihydropteroate synthase, translating into MKIIGEKINGTRAQVKKAIAERNAEFIQNLAKKQVGGGAHWLDVNAGTPPDREPDDLVWLIQLAQDAVDVPLCLDSANPNALRVAMKHVKKTPMINSISGEQTRLSGILPIVAEFGCEVIALCMDDKGIPPTVAARLDVIRNVFAATRRAGVPDEKVYVDPLAMTIATNTEASRITFNTMRAIRAGFPQAHISCGLSNVSFGLPVRALINRTFLALALDAGMDTAIIDPNDRELQATMLAANLLLGRDKHCLNYTRAYRAGLLENKPS; encoded by the coding sequence ATGAAAATTATTGGCGAAAAAATTAACGGCACTCGCGCCCAGGTTAAGAAAGCGATTGCCGAACGGAATGCTGAATTCATTCAGAACCTGGCAAAGAAACAAGTCGGAGGCGGCGCGCATTGGCTCGATGTCAACGCGGGCACACCGCCCGATCGCGAGCCGGACGACCTGGTGTGGCTTATCCAACTCGCGCAAGACGCGGTGGATGTGCCGCTCTGCCTGGACAGCGCGAATCCCAACGCGTTGCGCGTCGCGATGAAGCACGTCAAAAAGACGCCGATGATCAACTCGATCAGTGGCGAACAAACGCGCTTGAGTGGCATCCTGCCCATCGTCGCCGAGTTCGGCTGTGAAGTCATCGCGCTGTGCATGGACGACAAGGGCATTCCGCCGACGGTTGCCGCGCGGCTCGACGTGATCCGCAACGTGTTCGCGGCAACGCGCCGCGCCGGCGTGCCCGACGAGAAAGTGTACGTGGATCCGTTGGCGATGACGATTGCGACGAACACCGAAGCGAGCCGTATCACCTTCAACACGATGCGCGCGATCCGCGCGGGATTTCCGCAAGCGCACATTTCTTGCGGGTTGAGCAATGTATCGTTTGGCTTGCCGGTGCGCGCGTTGATCAATCGAACTTTTCTGGCGCTCGCGCTCGATGCCGGCATGGATACCGCGATTATTGATCCGAACGACCGCGAACTGCAAGCGACGATGCTCGCCGCCAATCTTTTGCTGGGTCGCGACAAGCACTGTTTGAACTATACGCGCGCGTATCGCGCGGGATTATTGGAAAACAAACCGAGTTAA
- a CDS encoding DUF1638 domain-containing protein → MLPFLPGDVSYDILEFGLHLHPNDLKNTLQKKIEQVSPHADMVLLGYGLCSMAVIGLRATTATLVVPRTDDCIAIFLGSCAAYKEQINREPGTYYLTKGWIEVGDSPFEEYKRLAEKYGATKAKRMINLMLKNYTRLGFINTGQFELERYRQYARNTAEQFGLRFEEIEGSPALVKKMIFGPWDDEFVVVPPGQTILYEHFFPPARD, encoded by the coding sequence ATGCTCCCCTTTCTCCCCGGTGATGTCTCGTATGATATCCTCGAATTCGGTCTTCACCTTCACCCCAACGATCTGAAGAACACATTGCAAAAAAAGATCGAGCAAGTCAGTCCGCACGCCGATATGGTGTTGCTGGGTTACGGCTTGTGCTCGATGGCGGTGATCGGTCTCCGCGCGACCACTGCCACGCTCGTCGTGCCGCGCACCGACGATTGTATCGCGATTTTTCTGGGATCGTGCGCGGCGTACAAAGAGCAGATCAACCGCGAACCGGGAACGTACTATCTCACGAAAGGTTGGATCGAGGTCGGCGATAGTCCGTTCGAAGAGTACAAACGCCTCGCCGAAAAATATGGCGCGACCAAAGCAAAGCGCATGATCAATCTGATGCTCAAGAATTACACGCGGCTTGGTTTTATCAATACCGGACAATTCGAGCTCGAACGATATCGCCAATACGCGCGCAACACCGCCGAGCAGTTCGGACTGCGCTTTGAAGAAATCGAAGGGTCGCCCGCGCTCGTCAAGAAAATGATCTTTGGACCCTGGGATGACGAGTTCGTCGTCGTGCCGCCCGGGCAAACGATTTTGTACGAACACTTTTTCCCTCCCGCGCGCGATTAA
- a CDS encoding GntR family transcriptional regulator — MTRKGKPLTARNLSGRIDRDSYEPAYAQLANILRRQVATGVFQPGDQLPSESQLVGRFDVSPMTVRRAINLLADQGVISTAQGRGTFVRGVELSTATFGLKELQSLFSNKPQTNVKLLEARVVTADERTARKLDIALGQRVVYIRRLLTIENQPAFYHREYVVYDPARPVVEAEMEVTSLQGLFTGIGETLLKRGELGIEATILNDEEARLLEVATPAAAFCIEHLFYDLKERPVSWGWFVCHSTRLRFTTGVGIPRLDGMDQPRKER, encoded by the coding sequence ATGACTAGAAAAGGGAAACCACTCACCGCGCGGAATCTAAGCGGGCGTATTGATCGCGATTCATATGAGCCGGCGTATGCCCAGCTCGCCAATATCTTGCGCCGACAAGTGGCGACCGGTGTGTTTCAGCCCGGCGACCAGTTGCCTTCCGAATCGCAACTCGTCGGTCGCTTTGATGTCAGCCCGATGACGGTGCGCCGCGCGATCAACCTCCTCGCCGACCAGGGAGTTATCAGCACCGCGCAAGGACGCGGCACATTCGTGCGCGGCGTCGAATTAAGCACGGCGACATTCGGACTCAAAGAATTGCAAAGTCTGTTCAGCAACAAACCACAGACCAACGTCAAACTGCTTGAAGCGCGCGTCGTCACGGCGGATGAACGCACCGCGCGCAAACTCGATATCGCGCTGGGGCAACGCGTCGTCTATATTCGTCGCCTCTTGACGATCGAAAACCAACCGGCGTTTTATCATCGCGAGTACGTGGTGTACGATCCCGCGCGCCCGGTCGTCGAAGCGGAAATGGAAGTGACGTCGCTCCAAGGATTGTTTACCGGCATCGGCGAAACTCTGCTCAAGCGCGGCGAACTCGGCATCGAAGCGACGATCCTCAACGACGAGGAGGCGCGCCTGTTGGAGGTCGCCACACCCGCCGCGGCGTTTTGCATCGAGCATCTTTTCTACGATCTCAAAGAGCGTCCGGTCAGTTGGGGTTGGTTCGTCTGCCATAGCACGCGCTTGCGCTTTACGACCGGCGTGGGCATTCCACGATTGGACGGAATGGATCAACCCAGGAAGGAAAGATAA
- a CDS encoding cobalamin B12-binding domain-containing protein: MPSNDQRAALIAHVANLEENAVLDLVRQRLTEGEDPLKIVEECQEGMRQVGLRYERGEYYLAGLIMAGEIFREVTEIVQPLLEHRIRQQSSGRVLLGTVQGDIHDMGKNMLAMLLSCYGFTVIDLGVDVAPTEFAARAVEIKPDIVGLSALLTSAHEKMRETVSLLRGEAKRTGAKFSIIIGGGQIDEQVRTNTGADYYGQDAMMGVRLCQRLMTEHSIVVDS; the protein is encoded by the coding sequence ATGCCGAGCAACGATCAACGCGCCGCATTGATCGCGCATGTGGCTAACTTGGAGGAGAATGCCGTTCTCGATCTCGTGCGCCAACGGTTGACGGAAGGCGAAGACCCCTTGAAGATTGTCGAAGAATGCCAGGAAGGGATGCGCCAGGTCGGCTTGCGTTACGAGCGCGGCGAGTATTACTTGGCGGGTTTGATCATGGCAGGCGAAATTTTTCGCGAGGTGACCGAGATCGTCCAGCCCTTGCTCGAACATCGCATCCGGCAACAATCTTCGGGACGCGTGTTGCTCGGCACGGTACAAGGCGACATTCACGACATGGGCAAGAATATGCTCGCGATGTTGCTGAGTTGCTATGGCTTTACGGTGATTGATCTCGGTGTGGACGTTGCGCCGACGGAGTTCGCCGCGCGCGCGGTCGAGATCAAACCGGACATTGTCGGATTGTCCGCACTGCTGACTTCGGCGCACGAAAAAATGCGCGAGACGGTGTCGCTCTTGCGCGGCGAAGCCAAGCGCACCGGCGCGAAATTTTCGATTATCATCGGCGGCGGACAAATTGATGAACAAGTTCGCACGAACACTGGCGCGGACTATTACGGACAAGACGCGATGATGGGCGTGCGTTTGTGTCAGCGATTGATGACAGAACATTCAATCGTCGTTGACTCGTGA
- a CDS encoding endonuclease, with amino-acid sequence MAEEKNRYTRLIESIFFTHYQEGATEVEFERSDINRAADKLKMDLPKNLGDVLYSFRYRTQLPDSIITKAPSGFEWVIRAAGRSRYKFVLVIQSAIAPSDNLVETKIPDATPGIIVKYALNDEQAVLAKLRYNRLVDIFTRLACYSLQNHLRTTVPGMGQVETDELYIGIDKRGAQYVLPIQAKGGTDRIGIVQVEQDIAMCAAKFPNLVCRPIAAQFMEENLIALFELEQTDEGIKVAAEKHYKLVHPDELTTEELEKYRTRSV; translated from the coding sequence ATGGCAGAAGAAAAGAATCGCTATACTCGACTGATCGAATCCATTTTTTTCACGCATTACCAGGAAGGCGCAACAGAAGTTGAATTTGAAAGATCAGATATCAACCGCGCGGCGGATAAATTGAAGATGGACTTGCCCAAAAACCTGGGCGATGTGCTCTATTCTTTTCGATACCGAACTCAATTGCCGGACAGCATCATCACGAAAGCGCCCTCCGGCTTTGAGTGGGTTATCCGCGCGGCAGGACGATCACGCTACAAATTCGTGCTGGTCATTCAATCTGCCATCGCGCCATCGGATAATTTGGTCGAGACCAAGATTCCGGATGCCACACCTGGGATCATCGTCAAATATGCTTTGAACGACGAACAAGCCGTCTTGGCAAAACTACGTTACAACCGACTCGTTGATATTTTCACTAGGCTTGCCTGTTATTCTTTGCAAAACCATTTGAGGACAACCGTCCCAGGGATGGGGCAAGTCGAAACCGACGAACTGTACATTGGCATTGACAAACGCGGCGCGCAATATGTTTTGCCGATTCAAGCAAAAGGCGGAACCGATCGAATTGGCATTGTGCAAGTTGAACAAGACATCGCCATGTGCGCGGCAAAATTTCCGAACCTGGTTTGCCGTCCGATCGCAGCGCAGTTCATGGAGGAAAATCTGATTGCATTATTTGAACTAGAGCAAACAGATGAAGGCATCAAAGTCGCCGCTGAAAAACATTACAAACTTGTTCATCCGGATGAATTAACGACGGAAGAACTCGAAAAATACAGAACACGTTCAGTCTGA
- the glk gene encoding glucokinase encodes MNRTNEWLLAGDIGGTKTALAIYARERGPHQPLAQATFASKDYASMEAIVHRFLADLDLKPTRVCIDVAGPVVDQRAQVTNLSWVVDARKLSEMLGNTPVCLLNDLEAIAHAIPFLESADWETLNEGAPVAQGALAVIAPGTGLGEAFLTWDDDGYRACASEGGHADFAPTTALERDLLEYMQARMEHVSYERVASGMGLPNVYAFFKDARHMDEPAWLRDALAAASDPTPIIVQAALESQVAICAATLNLFVAILGSEAGNLALRILATGGVYLGGGMPPRILPYLKERTFLERFTRKGRFAELLRRVPVRVILNPHAALIGAACYGLRD; translated from the coding sequence ATGAATCGTACGAATGAATGGTTGCTGGCGGGCGATATTGGCGGCACGAAAACCGCGCTCGCGATTTATGCGCGTGAACGCGGTCCGCATCAGCCGCTCGCGCAGGCGACCTTTGCAAGCAAAGACTATGCCTCGATGGAAGCCATCGTCCACCGATTTTTGGCGGACCTGGATTTGAAACCGACGCGCGTGTGTATTGACGTGGCGGGTCCGGTCGTTGACCAGCGCGCACAGGTGACCAACTTGTCCTGGGTAGTGGACGCGCGCAAGTTGAGTGAAATGCTCGGCAATACGCCGGTGTGTTTGCTAAACGATCTCGAAGCCATCGCGCATGCGATTCCCTTTCTGGAATCGGCGGACTGGGAAACGTTGAACGAAGGCGCGCCGGTCGCCCAGGGCGCGCTAGCGGTCATCGCGCCAGGCACGGGATTGGGCGAAGCATTTCTAACCTGGGACGACGATGGATACCGCGCGTGCGCTTCCGAAGGCGGTCACGCCGATTTCGCGCCGACAACCGCGCTCGAACGCGACCTGCTGGAGTACATGCAGGCACGGATGGAACACGTCAGTTACGAACGCGTCGCGTCGGGAATGGGACTGCCGAACGTGTACGCGTTTTTCAAAGACGCGCGGCACATGGACGAGCCGGCCTGGTTGCGCGATGCGCTCGCCGCGGCGAGCGACCCGACGCCCATCATCGTGCAGGCGGCGCTCGAAAGCCAGGTCGCGATTTGCGCGGCAACGCTGAATCTGTTTGTGGCAATCCTGGGAAGCGAAGCAGGGAATCTGGCGTTGCGGATTTTGGCGACGGGCGGCGTGTATCTGGGGGGTGGCATGCCGCCGCGAATCTTGCCGTATCTGAAAGAAAGAACTTTTCTGGAACGATTTACGCGCAAGGGACGCTTTGCGGAATTGCTTCGCCGCGTCCCGGTGCGCGTGATTCTCAATCCGCACGCCGCGCTTATCGGCGCGGCGTGTTATGGCTTGCGCGATTAA